The genomic region ACCGATCCTGAACATGGCCGTGTCCGCGAAACTGAGTGGCAGGCGGCAATGGGCCGCCTGATCGATTCGATCCTCTATTGCGGCTCGTGCGGCAAGCAGAACTTCTACGATCGAGACGCGCTTCAGGCAACTCGGTCGGCAGGATCCTGCTGGTCGTGCTCTCAGGCGCTGGTGCTCCCACCGCGGCTCCGGATTGGGCAAGATACGATCATCATGCTCAACCACGACTCTAAAATTTATCCCCATCATCTAGGCGCGAAGCAGATGAACTTCAATGGCGCTCTAGGGGAAGTGGTTAGGCATCCAAGCAATCGAACCCTCTGGGGGCTAAAAAACACCGGGACCGCGAAGTGGGTCGCCACTACCGGCTCAAACGAGATCAAAGATATCGAACCAGGCAAGAGCATCACTCTCGCTGCGGGGACGAAGGTGCACTTTGGCAAGGCCGAGGGACAAATCCACGCGTGACACGAAGCGTTCCGGCACGCGCTGTAACGAGTGCGCTATGTCCAATTGCGCCTCCCCGCGATTCGGATTCATAACGTTTCCGTCGCAGCTGGCAACGGCCATTGGGGCGAAGCGACCGCATGAATAGGACTTATGAAAACTTACACGCTGAACACCGTGCCCTGTGAGAAGCTCTGCGAGATCACGACGCGTTTTGGTCAAGATATCGCTCAAGACGCCGGGCAGACGCGAGCGATCCTGAACGACTTTTGCGGTCAGAACGCGCAGCAGTACCGTCGTGAAATATTTGCTCTTGTGAGCGCCGTTGAGGAACACGTTCCAGCGCTTTTGAGCGCGCATGCCGGTGAGCCAATGGAAATCGTGGTCGCGCGGATGTCTAAACGTCTGCACGATCATCGCGGGCTTGACGTTGATCTCGCTAATTGGACGGTCGCTTCCTGGGCTCTGGCGCTGGAGATATGGGATAGCACCCAGATTAGTGCGTATTTGCAGGCGCTGCAGTATTCACCCCCGTCCGTGACGGTCTCCATGGCTGCATTGAGCCCCACAGGATCTACGCCGACACCTCCTGCGCGCTCCAATCTCGGCAAGCCGGCCCTCGTTTCCCGCAGTGCGCGTTTCGTACGTATGGCGCCAGGAAGGAAGGGGCCGATAATCGCGACTTCAGTAGCGCTGGGATGCGCTCTCGCGAGCCTAGGAGCTGTCTCTGTGTACAACCAGAGCACTCATGCAATCAATGATGGTAAGCCTGTGCATCAAACGGTTCCCTCCCCGCATCAATCAACTCCGCTGGATAACCAGATGGCTCGCGATATCATCAATAACGCAGTAGAACACCTGATCGTCCTTCAGTCTAAAACAGAGCTGGGAGCGCTTACGCGGCCGGAGGCGGCGTTGGCGCAGAGCAGCATTCGCCCACGGCTGCGCCAAGCGGACGATTTGATGCAGCGAGCCATTAGACAGAACCAGCAAGACCAGGAAGCGTGGGAACTAAGCGCTCGCGCTCGTTACTACCTTGGCGATTACAACGGGGCGGAGGCGCGCGTCAATGCCGCCATTCGCCTTTTTCCAAGCAATAGCAACCTGCCTACATTGCGAATGCGCATTCAAGCGATGCGAAAAAAGCAGATGAGGAGCATATCGTCGCACGAGAAGTACATCCCAAACCTCTAAGGAAACGCGCATGAGATTGATCCGGGTCTTTACATTGGGTGAGCTTCTCTGTCCCGCCATCTTCGCGGCATCCCTCCTGTCGGGCGTTCGCCTTCTAGCTCAGACGGATATCGACTTCACGCTCACAGACCTGGCAGGCGTCGCAAGTTCTTATGAACTGCGCAGAGCCCAGTTACAAACCGCCCGTGCTCAGGATAAGCGGGGGCGCCGTCAGGCCCAGCGCATGCGGCAGGTGGCCCTGGATCGCCAGCAGGACCAAGAATGGCTCATCCATCACCGCAGTCAGGAGCATTCCGTACTTGCGTCCAGGCGCGAAAGCGGCACTCGCCGCCAGGATCAAATACAGAGAGACGTCCCCATCACTTTTCTGCAAAACCTCACGTTCACCTTCGTCACCCCACAACGCCAGGGCGTGTCTGGCGTGGCGATGCGAGCAATGATCCATCCAGCACGGGGATCGGACCGGGTCGTCTCGGGCCTGACGACGGATTTGGGCGGACACATTCGACTGATGCGCGTCGGCCCCCTGCCGGCCACCGTCAGCTTTGACCGTGAACAAGCGACAGGCGCGTCGCATCCCCAAGATCCAGTGTCCGAGCCCGAGTGGGAGTTTTCAGACCCGCACGCCGCACGGTTCCGGCTCTCGACCGGGATAGGACGCCGCATCGCGACCTATACCGTTGCGGCTTCCGATTCGTCGAGCGCCAAGCCTGAGCGAGTCGCCAGCTTGATCGCCAGCCGCCCTTTTTTGAGACCTCTCCGGCGGACTGTACGTAAGGTAATGGTCTTCGAGGACAACGCCGCCCCTATCGTGCTTGAACGCACTGTGGTCGATCTTGATCTCACTGCGCCGCCAGGCGCCACGGCGACGACACCCGCGCTCCCGAACCAGGAGTTTCCAGTAGGCGATACTGGCCACGTAGCGCTGCGCCTCCCTGTCGCGGCTCTTGCGGACGGACCCGTTACTCTTCGCGTCGGACGTATTCTGCCCGGCGGAGAAGCTGAAACGACCGTGGAATCCTACGGAACGGATCCCTACAGTAGCAACGTCGTCCAAGCCGGTCCGTTGCGCCTGGCGCGCATCGACCGCTGTCAGATTACGGGGGGCATCGGAGTTCTCGATACTCAAGCGGAAATTATGATGGCCCTCGGAGACAAGAAGAGGGCCGGCGTCTCGAAAGAGGACGACCGCGGCGAGTGGTGGGATTACGGCAAGGGAGGTCTGTCCGTCCGAATGCGCAAAATCGCCTCCGGCGCGACGGTCGCGGAGCGCATTCGCCTCACGAGCGCTGCTGGCGGCGGCGTCGGCGGCATTTCGGTCGGCGACTCCTGGCAAAGCGTCCAAACCGCCTTTGGCCCTGCGGATATTGAGACACCTGTGAACGGCGCCACATCGCAATTTGAGGCAGCCTCATACCTTGACGGCGGCCTGCGGGTCGTTCATGACGACAAGGTCCGGTGGATCGACATCGCCCGGCCTACCCCGCTGCTCGTCGAAGGAACGACGGCGTTCGTCCGGCGCGAGCCGGCGCGCCTTTTCGTCAAGAGCTTCCTTGGCCGCGAGAGGACTCCGCTGTCCAGCAAGCAGGATATGGAAGCGTGTCTCCGGCGCCTGCCGTCCGTCCGTATTGTGGGATCGGAGGGCGAAGCCGACCTGATCCTGACGGGAGAGGTAGCCGACTTCACGGAAAAGAAGGAGAACTTTCTGATTGGCTCGCTTCCATTCAAGTATCGCTGCGACACCGGCCTGCGGTACAGCCTCTTCGACGCCCGCACATCCACGTACGTCGTGCGGGATAAAGAAGTGGGAGCCACCGCCGGAGCGGATTACACGAAAGAGACGATCGCCGGCCTGATCGCCTTGGGCGTCCTCGGGAGCCAGAAGGGCGACGCTCCCAAGCTGCTCGGGCTCGTACTCGGCATCGCGGGCGCCGCCGAGTTGCAGCGCGGCGTGCGCAACGCCGTCAACCGCTGCCCGTCGATCGCGACGCGCACGGCATGCGACACGCTGTCCTCGGACATCAGCCGGGCCGCCGACTTCTCGGTCCGGGTGACCGGCGTTGACTACGGCCGCGCCCTGCTGACCATCAATGCCGGTTCCGAGGACGGCGTCCGCGTATCCACTCCGGACAGCCCCTGCGAGTTCGAAGTGCTTGTCGAGGGCGTCCCGCTTCCCGGCGGGGAATCCGGCGGGAAGGCGGACTACAGCACGGCGGTCGTGGTGTCCGCTGGCCCGCATGACGCGGTATGCGAGCTGCGGCGCGTGCGGCGGCGCATCGACCGCTTCCGCGAGAAAATCGACCAGAAGCTCGATCCCGACATGGCGCGGCTCATCCCAGCCCCTGCGAGCGGAGCGGTATCCGCCAGAGCCACGTTGCGCTTTCCCTCCGTGGAGGTCGTTCCCTTGCGCGATCTCGTGTCCGACGACAAGGCGGACGACGCGCTCCGCCAAGGGGCGCTGCGGCTTTCCAGGGCGAACGAAGACCATTCGAGATAGTCGACAACATCAGTACGTATGCTCGCTGAAGCCCGGATGGTGTTCGAGCAGTTGCTGGCGTGACGTTGCTCGAACGGAAGGGCGCGGATCACCCTGAGATCGATAGATTTGGAAACCTGATTATATGGTGTCTCGTCTGATTGAATCATTCCTCATCCAAACCTTCAACTCCGTCCGGAAGCGCCCTCCTGCGCCGCTTCCGGCCGCTGCTGTTCAGCCACCGCCCCTCGCCGTCGGCGAAGCCGCCCTCGGCCACGAAATCCCTGGCAGCGAGCGGATTTTTTCGGACGCGCCTGCGGCAGACGCCGAGGACGACAAAGCCCCCTGGCTCGCGCCAGATGTCACCGCCGCTCCAAGCGCAGGCGACGCACGGCGTGTCATTACCATTGCAGACGAGACGAGGCGACGCCACCTCTACGCCATCGGGAGCACGGGCTGCGGCAAGACCAACCTGCTTCTGCGCCTGATCGAGGCGGACATCGCCGCCCGGAGGTCGTTCTGCGTGGTTGACCTGCGCGGTGACCTGGTGGACCGCGTACTGCTCCGGCTGGCGCACAGCGAGACGGCCGCCTCCCTCGGCAAGAGACTCCTCCTGCTGGACCTGCGCGACGCGGACACAATCGTCCCGTTCAACCCGCTCATGGGGGACGGGGATCCGTACAACCGCGCGTTCCACATGCTGGAAGTACTGAAGCAGCAGCTGGAATCCTGGGGCGTGCAGCTGGACGAGACGCTGCGCAACTCGCTGCTGGCGCTGGCGGAGGCGGGCGGGTCGCTGCTCGACGTCGAGCCGCTCCTCACCTGCGCCCCGTTCCGGCAGGAGGTGCTCGGGCGCGTCACGGACAGCCGGGTCCGGGCGTTCTTCGACCGGTACGGCCGGATGTCCGACGACCGGCAGTCCTCGTGGTACCTCCCCGTCTTCAACAAGATAACGCCGCTCCTGGCGATCCCGCAGATCCGACTGATGCTTGGCCGCCCCGAGACGATCCCGCTCAGGCGCATCCTCGACCACGAGCCGGGCGCGATCGTCCTGGTGTCGCTCGCCGTCGACCGGCTGCACGGGATTGCGAACCTGGTCGGCGGCCTGTTCATCAGCGCCTTCCAGAACAGCATCATGGCGCGGGTGGACCAGCCCGAGGACCAGCGCGTGCCGGTGCACCTCTACGTCGACGAGTTCGAGACGATGGCGACGCAGCGCTTCGAGGCGATCATCGCCGAAGGCAGGCGGTTCGGCCTCGGCCTGACGCTCTCCCACCAGAACCTCACCCAGCTGCCGACGGGCCTGAGGCAGATGGTGCTCAACAACGTCCACACGCGCCTCTTCTTCCAGACCGGCGCGTCCGACGCCGGCGAGCTGTCCAAGGAGGTCGCCGTGGGCGGAGGGAAGCTGCGGAGTTCCGTGACGGCGGCCCTCCTGGCGCAGAAGGTGGGCGAGGCGGTCCTGGCGCGGAAGGGGCAGGCGCCATGCCAGATCCTTGTCATCCCCTGCCCCGACCCCGTGGTTTCCATCGCAG from Capsulimonas corticalis harbors:
- a CDS encoding type IV secretory system conjugative DNA transfer family protein, coding for MVSRLIESFLIQTFNSVRKRPPAPLPAAAVQPPPLAVGEAALGHEIPGSERIFSDAPAADAEDDKAPWLAPDVTAAPSAGDARRVITIADETRRRHLYAIGSTGCGKTNLLLRLIEADIAARRSFCVVDLRGDLVDRVLLRLAHSETAASLGKRLLLLDLRDADTIVPFNPLMGDGDPYNRAFHMLEVLKQQLESWGVQLDETLRNSLLALAEAGGSLLDVEPLLTCAPFRQEVLGRVTDSRVRAFFDRYGRMSDDRQSSWYLPVFNKITPLLAIPQIRLMLGRPETIPLRRILDHEPGAIVLVSLAVDRLHGIANLVGGLFISAFQNSIMARVDQPEDQRVPVHLYVDEFETMATQRFEAIIAEGRRFGLGLTLSHQNLTQLPTGLRQMVLNNVHTRLFFQTGASDAGELSKEVAVGGGKLRSSVTAALLAQKVGEAVLARKGQAPCQILVIPCPDPVVSIAAQSAVADCAKSAYGAARAQVERQVAAQEERILAMSQDDDGADQQKRGRRPGGANPAPAKGRKAASPAPTYVIRHVQDAGEFSPKEKKP
- a CDS encoding tetratricopeptide repeat protein, with product MKTYTLNTVPCEKLCEITTRFGQDIAQDAGQTRAILNDFCGQNAQQYRREIFALVSAVEEHVPALLSAHAGEPMEIVVARMSKRLHDHRGLDVDLANWTVASWALALEIWDSTQISAYLQALQYSPPSVTVSMAALSPTGSTPTPPARSNLGKPALVSRSARFVRMAPGRKGPIIATSVALGCALASLGAVSVYNQSTHAINDGKPVHQTVPSPHQSTPLDNQMARDIINNAVEHLIVLQSKTELGALTRPEAALAQSSIRPRLRQADDLMQRAIRQNQQDQEAWELSARARYYLGDYNGAEARVNAAIRLFPSNSNLPTLRMRIQAMRKKQMRSISSHEKYIPNL